From the genome of Coffea eugenioides isolate CCC68of unplaced genomic scaffold, Ceug_1.0 ScVebR1_23;HRSCAF=104, whole genome shotgun sequence, one region includes:
- the LOC113756557 gene encoding protein FAR1-RELATED SEQUENCE 4-like, translated as MKHFVIKAGRYSNVGFCIKDLYNRMDEERRKDIFNGDAEGALGFLAAKKDADNMFFYKYHVDNEGRLARLFWADSKSRVDFSIFGDVLVFDTTYKTNKYRKPLVVLAGVNNHLNSTVFGCALLSDERIETYEWVLSTFIEAMKGRKPVAVMTDGDSAMRRAIKNLLPDACHRLCSRHLHRNARSNIRCEEFNNRLYNLMARKCSTHEFEHRWARLVNKCGVGENDWVKKLYRRRRLWAEAYLRSRFLAGDMVFVNVGNAGNSLSWCKIKFDSVTIEVEIMVDAQKHHQMHENCGCILLSAVANSATALA; from the exons ATGAAACATTTTGTTATCAAAGCCGGAAGGTACAGTAACGTGGGATTTTGCATTAAGGATCTGTATAACCGAATGGACGAGGAACGTAGAAAAGATATTTTTAATGGCGATGCAGAAGGGGCACTTGGGTTCTTGGCAGCGAAGAAGGATGCCGATAACATGTTCTTTTATAAATATCATGTAGATAACGAAGGAAGATTGGCAAGGTTGTTTTGGGCAGATTCTAAATCTCGTGTGGACTTCAGTATATTTGGAGATGTGTTGGTGTTTGATACgacatacaaaacaaataaataccgCAAGCCACTAGTTGTACTTGCAGGAGTAAACAACCATTTGAACAGTACTGTTTTTGGTTGTGCACTGCTATCAGATGAGAGGATTGAAACATATGAATGGGTGCTAAGTACATTTATAGAGGCTATGAAAGGTAGAAAGCCAGTAGCAGTGATGACAGATGGGGACAGTGCAATGCGAAGAGCCATAAAGAATCTTCTCCCGGATGCTTGTCACAGGCTATGTTCGCGGCACTTGCATAGAAATGCACGGAGTAATATTCGCTGCGAGGAGTTCAATAACAGGTTGTATAATCTGATGGCGAGAAAGTGTAGTACTCATGAGTTTGAACATCGGTGGGCTAGGTTAGTTAATAAATGTGGGGTGGGAGAGAATGACTGGGTGAAAAAGTTGTACCGGAGGAGAAGGTTATGGGCAGAGGCCTATTTGCGCAGTCGTTTTTTAGCAG GAGACATGGTATTCGTGAATGTGGGGAATGCTGGCAACAGCTTGTCATGgtgcaaaataaaatttgattCCGTTACCATTGAAGTGGAAATAAT GGTTGATGCACAGAAGCATCACCAGATGCATGAGAATTGTGGTTGCATCCTATTGTCTGCTGTAGCAAATAGTGCTACTGCACTTGCTTAA